The following proteins are co-located in the Phragmites australis chromosome 10, lpPhrAust1.1, whole genome shotgun sequence genome:
- the LOC133930050 gene encoding 36.4 kDa proline-rich protein-like, which produces MEASSKKLRPFLLTLLLLLSTAVTPILSCDCDKPKAPKPSHPPKTKPSYPSPKPKNPKPPKGPTYPSPVNHPPKSPSYPPVVGPPVTRPPVTYPPIPTPPVVGPPKGPVTRPPFVGPPVTRPPVTYPPIPTPPVVGPPVTYPPITGPPTTPPVVGPPVTYPPITGPPTTPPVTYPPGGGSTTPCPPPPPPVTPTPSSPTCPVDSLKIGACVDLLGGLVHIGLGDPVVNKCCPLLEGLVELEAAVCLCTTIRLKLLNINIYLPLALQLLLTCGKAPPPGYTCTV; this is translated from the coding sequence atggaGGCGAGCAGCAAGAAGCTCCGGCCCTTCCTCCTcaccctgctgctgctgctctccacCGCCGTGACGCCCATCCTCTCCTGCGACTGCGACAAGCCCAAGGCCCCCAAGCCGTCGCACCCGCCCAAGACCAAGCCTTCATACCCGTCGCCCAAGCCCAAGAACCCCAAGCCGCCCAAGGGCCCCACCTACCCGTCGCCGGTGAACCACCCGCCCAAGAGCCCCTCCTACCCGCCGGTCGTCGGCCCACCGGTCACTCGCCCGCCGGTGACATACCCGCCGATCCCCACGCCTCCAGTCGTCGGCCCGCCGAAGGGCCCCGTCACGCGCCCGCCATTCGTCGGCCCACCGGTTACTCGCCCGCCGGTGACATACCCGCCGATCCCCACGCCTCCAGTCGTCGGCCCGCCGGTCACCTACCCGCCAATCACCGGCCCTCCGACGACGCCCCCGGTCGTCGGTCCACCCGTCACGTACCCCCCGATCACTGGGCCCCCGACGACGCCTCCGGTCACGTACCCGCCCGGCGGAGGCAGCACCACGCCttgccctcctccaccaccgcctgTGACCCCGACGCCGTCGTCGCCGACGTGCCCGGTGGACTCGCTGAAGATCGGTGCGTGCGTGGACCTGCTGGGCGGGCTGGTGCACATCGGCCTCGGCGACCCGGTGGTGAACAAGTGCTGCCCGCTGCTAGAGGGGCTGGTggagctggaggcggccgtgtgCCTCTGCACCACCATCAGGCTCAAGCTCCTCAACATCAACATCTACCTGCCCCTCGCGCtccagctcctcctcacctgcggCAAGGCTCCACCGCCCGGCTACACCTGCACCGTCTGA